The genomic DNA GTTCATGTTCCGCCGGCTTGCGTGCGTCATCACGCTCAACCCCGCCGATCACGCGCGCATCGCGCCGCACGCCCGCCGCGCGGCAAGCATCGGCTGCGTGCTCGTGCCGCCGCCGCTCACGCCGGACATGGAGGCCAAGCCGCGCCCCGCGCCCCGCGTCGCGACCATCATCGGCCGCGCGGTAAGTTGGAAACGCATTGACGAGAGCATTCGTGTCGCGGAGCGCCTTCGGGGCGTGTGGCCGGATTTGGAAATCCACTATTTCGGCACCGGCCCGCTGCTCGGTCATCTCGAGCGGCAATTCGCCGGGCGCTTCACGCTGCACAGGGACCTCAAGAACCCGCAGGTGCTCGAATGGCTCGCGCGCTCGGATGTGACGGTGAACATGTCCGACTACGAGACGTTCTGCCTGACGAACTGCGAGGCGATGCTCAGCCGCAGCCTGCTGCTCGTGAAGCCGCTCCCGGAATACGCCGACTACATTCGTGGCAACGAAAACTGCATTCTCGTGCCGGCCGTGGACGCTCCCGGCTGGCTCGACGCGGTGCGGTCCGCATTCGCCGGAGGGCAAGTCCGCGGGATGCTCGACGCGGCGCGGCGGACCATCGTGGAGAAGTATTCGGTCGAGCGCACCGGGGCGCAGATCGAGAAGCTGCTGGATGAATTGGCGGGCGCCGGATGAGCGGCCAAGGCGGGATCGCGCCTGCCGCCGTGCGCTCACTTCAAGTCCGCCTGCGCCTTCTTCAACGCCTCCGTCCTCGCATTGATGTAAGACTCCGCAGCCGCCTTCTCAGCCTCGGCGGCGGCGGTGATGCGGTTCTTGGAAAGTGCGGCCGTCGTGGCGATGTCCGCGGCGGAGCGAGCTTGTGACGCGGCGAGGTTCGCGGCGCTCCGCTCGCGCAACGCTTTCTCGGAGACCCCGAGCGCTTCGAGATAACGCTTCTCGGCCAGGGTCTTCGCGCCGGTCGCTGCCTTCACGGCGGCGTCGGCTTCCCCAAGCTTCTTCTCCGCCTCAAGCTTGCTCGCCCCGGCTTTGGTTTCGAACGCGGACTTCTCTCCCTTGCCTTTCTCAACGAGCGCTGCGAGCGCGGCCGCGGCTTTTTCGGCCGCCGCCTTCGAGTCGTCCGCGGCGCGGGAGCGCGTGGCGAAATCCTGCTGGGCGCGGGAGTGCGCGAGCTTCGAGGTGTTCAAGTCCGTTGCGGCCTTGGAATCGGCGGCGGCTTTCGCCTGCAGGGCGAGCGTCGAGGCGTTTCTCGCCCCGCCGAGGGAGCGCGCGAGTGTCACGGCGTCCGCGGCGGCGCGGTCACGCTCGGCGGCCGTCTTCTGCGCATCGGGGCTGTTCGCGCCCTTCTCGGCGGCGAGCTTGGAGGCGGCGGCGGCGAGTTTCGCGACCGTCGCATCCGTGCTGGCCTTCGACTCGGTGAGCACCTTCACGCGCGCGGAGGTTTCGGTGACGGCTTTCTCGGCGTTCGCCTTGGCGGTCGCGGAGGATTTCTCGATGGCATCCTGTTCCGCCATGGCTTTCGCGAGTGCTTTCTCCGTGGTGGCCTTCTCGTCGGCGGCCTTGCGGGCAGCGGCGGCGGCGGCGGCGGCGCTCCGGGTGGCAACGGACTGTTCCGCCGCGGTGCGGGCTTCAAGCGCGGCACGGCCCGTGTTGATGACGGACACAACCCGGTCGAGGTCGGTGCGCGCCTCGCGCGCGACGCGGAGTTTTCCGTCGAGGTCGGTGCGGGCGCGGTCGGACTCGTTTTTCGCAACGGTCGAAAGCCGGTGTGTTTCGGTGTAATCGTCGCCCGCGCGCCCGGCGGCGGCTTTCGCGTCGGCGGCGAGTTGTTCGAGGCGCAGCTTCTCACTCGTGGCATGGTCCGATGCCGCTTTCGCGGCGAGCAGGAGTGTGTGCTTCTTCTCCAGCTCGGTCTTGCCGCGCGCGATGAGGTCGGTCTCGGTGCGGATCCTGTCCTCGGCGTTGACGCGGAACTCGGCGATGGCGCGGGCCATGCGCTCGGATTCCTCGCGCGTGCGGCGGGCGTTCGCGATGTCGGTGTAAGTCTGGCGGTCGTTCGCGGTGTCGCGGACCAGAACCTTGCCGGCGATCTCCTCGAAGAGCGCGGTGCCGGCGCCGCACTTGAACTCCTCGAGCTGTTCGCCGGCGATGCGGAGGCCGGTCAGCGGCGCTCCGGTGACTTCGAGCGCGCCATCCTTCACCGCGACGGACTGCGCGAGCAGCGCGCTGCCCGCGCGGGACTTCACGAGGAACTTTGCCGCGGAAGGCGCGGAGTCGCGCAGCGAGACGGCGAGCGCCTCGAAGTTGATGTCGTAACTCTTCAGCCCGAAGAGCACGGAGTTGAGGTGCACGCGGCCGTCGGAGATGCCCTTGAATTCGCCGTCGATGAAGTCGCCGTTGATGAGGAGCACGCCGGGCCGCTTGGGCTCGAGCTTGGCGGCGCGCGCGGCGGAGAGCCCGCGGAAGTAGATGCGCGCGGCGTTGACGGTCGAGAGCGCAAAGCCCTTGTGCGGTTCGGCGAAGGTGACGGACGTGTCGTCGGCCGTGGCGACGGGCGCTCCAATGAACGAGCCGTTCCACGTGAGCACGCCTTTGCCGGTGTTCGCGGTCGCGGCGAGCGAGGGGAGCGCGAGGACCTTGCCGGGCGCGAGCACGGACGCGGGCACGATGGCTTTCGGCTGGGTGGGGCTGCTCCAGAAGAGCTTCATGCGCGCGGTGCCGATGGATTGGAAATACTCGATGGTCAGGTTGTAGGTCTCGCCGGCGCGAAGCGAC from Verrucomicrobiota bacterium includes the following:
- a CDS encoding glycosyltransferase family 4 protein; its protein translation is MPRRLPEERAPAVHQPGTTAKHHNHLAANVADDAPKSFSAPGSNPGVPAPRRKLRIGIVTVSYLPRLGGAVTQTLLLHKFLTARGHHVEVFCPDITKGGQFNEEGILVNRVHNRFLTSYDGTLARLAILREFRRAVLRRRADFDVFFTPEFNLGPLSLSLAPGTRAAGTYGADLTFEFLNLKRTDSIVTYDRVLRGKLAELGFVDWFFDTGLYALQRFMFRRLACVITLNPADHARIAPHARRAASIGCVLVPPPLTPDMEAKPRPAPRVATIIGRAVSWKRIDESIRVAERLRGVWPDLEIHYFGTGPLLGHLERQFAGRFTLHRDLKNPQVLEWLARSDVTVNMSDYETFCLTNCEAMLSRSLLLVKPLPEYADYIRGNENCILVPAVDAPGWLDAVRSAFAGGQVRGMLDAARRTIVEKYSVERTGAQIEKLLDELAGAG